Proteins from a genomic interval of Apteryx mantelli isolate bAptMan1 chromosome 5, bAptMan1.hap1, whole genome shotgun sequence:
- the SRD5A3 gene encoding polyprenol reductase isoform X4: protein MPAVLGLLWALLAAAFLAALLLEQAQAQARRSGGGVGFFQDLIRYGKTKSDCEQRPAWLRLFDVPKRWGTEEQRNFSHTEWFTHFYVVSVLWNGFLLIWLIQARFLRGSLSSWLQHLHHALSRASQNEDIESECFSALLVLLLLWLHSFRRLAECLCTSVFSNGVLHIVQYCFGLGYYITVGLTVLCQVPSNFRSGEELSVQICWYHIIGIVMYIWASLHQHRCLVILANLRKSKSDGGKLYTVFLCLAVDNYKVVAVLNCKHKKGEESCDGGMTHSQQ, encoded by the exons ATGCCGGCAGTGCTGGGGCTCCTGTGGGCGCTGCTGGCCGCCGCCTTCCTGGCGGCGCTGCTGCTGGAGCAGGCGCAGGCCCAGGCGCGGCGGTCTGGCGGCGGTGTCGGCTTCTTCCAGGATCTCATCCGCTATGGGAAGACCAAGAGCGACTGCGAGCAGCGGCCCGCCTGGCTCCGGCTCTTCGATGTGCCCAAAAG atggggaactgAGGAACAAAGAAACTTCAGTCACACAGA GTGGTTTACTCACTTTTATGTTGTTTCTGTGCTCTGGAATGGCTTTCTGCTGATCTGGCTTATCCAAGCTCGCTTCCTAAGAGGATCTCTCTCATCATGGCTTCAGCACCTGCACCATGCTCTTAGCAGAGCTTCACAGAACGAGGACATAG AAAGTGAATGCTTCTCGGCACTCTTGGTCCTCCTGCTCCTTTGGCTGCACAGCTTTCGAAGACTTGCAGAATGCCTCTGTACCAGTGTATTTTCCAATGGCGTCCTTCATATCGTGCAGTATTGCTTTGGACTTGGTTACTACATTACTGTTGGGTTAACTGTGCTATGTCAAGTGCCTTCTAATTTCAGGAGTG GAGAAGAACTTTCTGTGCAGATCTGCTGGTATCACATCATAGGAATTGTGATGTACATTTGGGCCTCGCTTCACCAACACAGATGTCTTGTGATTCTAGCTAATCTTAGAAAAAGCAAATCAG ATGGAGGCAAATTGTATACTGTCTTTCTGTGCCTCGCTGTTGATAATTATAAAGTAGTGGCTGTTCTTAACTGCAAGCACAAAAAAGGTGAAGAGAGCTGTGATGGAGGAATGACTCATTCTCAGCAGTAG
- the SRD5A3 gene encoding polyprenol reductase isoform X1, producing the protein MPAVLGLLWALLAAAFLAALLLEQAQAQARRSGGGVGFFQDLIRYGKTKSDCEQRPAWLRLFDVPKRWGTEEQRNFSHTEWFTHFYVVSVLWNGFLLIWLIQARFLRGSLSSWLQHLHHALSRASQNEDIESECFSALLVLLLLWLHSFRRLAECLCTSVFSNGVLHIVQYCFGLGYYITVGLTVLCQVPSNFRSGEELSVQICWYHIIGIVMYIWASLHQHRCLVILANLRKSKSGKVVNLSHSIPFGDWFERVSCPHYFAELLIYVSMAITLGFHNVTWWFVVMYVLFSQALTAVLCHEFYQNRFSSYPKHRKAFIPFVF; encoded by the exons ATGCCGGCAGTGCTGGGGCTCCTGTGGGCGCTGCTGGCCGCCGCCTTCCTGGCGGCGCTGCTGCTGGAGCAGGCGCAGGCCCAGGCGCGGCGGTCTGGCGGCGGTGTCGGCTTCTTCCAGGATCTCATCCGCTATGGGAAGACCAAGAGCGACTGCGAGCAGCGGCCCGCCTGGCTCCGGCTCTTCGATGTGCCCAAAAG atggggaactgAGGAACAAAGAAACTTCAGTCACACAGA GTGGTTTACTCACTTTTATGTTGTTTCTGTGCTCTGGAATGGCTTTCTGCTGATCTGGCTTATCCAAGCTCGCTTCCTAAGAGGATCTCTCTCATCATGGCTTCAGCACCTGCACCATGCTCTTAGCAGAGCTTCACAGAACGAGGACATAG AAAGTGAATGCTTCTCGGCACTCTTGGTCCTCCTGCTCCTTTGGCTGCACAGCTTTCGAAGACTTGCAGAATGCCTCTGTACCAGTGTATTTTCCAATGGCGTCCTTCATATCGTGCAGTATTGCTTTGGACTTGGTTACTACATTACTGTTGGGTTAACTGTGCTATGTCAAGTGCCTTCTAATTTCAGGAGTG GAGAAGAACTTTCTGTGCAGATCTGCTGGTATCACATCATAGGAATTGTGATGTACATTTGGGCCTCGCTTCACCAACACAGATGTCTTGTGATTCTAGCTAATCTTAGAAAAAGCAAATCAG GAAAGGTTGTAAATCTGAGCCACAGTATACCTTTTGGAGACTGGTTTGAGAGAGTTTCTTGCCCTCATTATTTTGCAGAACTCCTCATATATGTATCTATGGCCATCACACTTGGATTTCACAATGTGACATGGTGGTTTGTAGTGATGTACGTTCTTTTTAGCCAGGCACTGACTGCTGTTTTGTGTCATGAGTTCTATCAGAACAGATTTAGCTCCTACCCAAAACATCGAAAAGCATTTATACCATTTGTTTTCtag
- the SRD5A3 gene encoding polyprenol reductase isoform X2 produces the protein MPAVLGLLWALLAAAFLAALLLEQAQAQARRSGGGVGFFQDLIRYGKTKSDCEQRPAWLRLFDVPKRWFTHFYVVSVLWNGFLLIWLIQARFLRGSLSSWLQHLHHALSRASQNEDIESECFSALLVLLLLWLHSFRRLAECLCTSVFSNGVLHIVQYCFGLGYYITVGLTVLCQVPSNFRSGEELSVQICWYHIIGIVMYIWASLHQHRCLVILANLRKSKSGKVVNLSHSIPFGDWFERVSCPHYFAELLIYVSMAITLGFHNVTWWFVVMYVLFSQALTAVLCHEFYQNRFSSYPKHRKAFIPFVF, from the exons ATGCCGGCAGTGCTGGGGCTCCTGTGGGCGCTGCTGGCCGCCGCCTTCCTGGCGGCGCTGCTGCTGGAGCAGGCGCAGGCCCAGGCGCGGCGGTCTGGCGGCGGTGTCGGCTTCTTCCAGGATCTCATCCGCTATGGGAAGACCAAGAGCGACTGCGAGCAGCGGCCCGCCTGGCTCCGGCTCTTCGATGTGCCCAAAAG GTGGTTTACTCACTTTTATGTTGTTTCTGTGCTCTGGAATGGCTTTCTGCTGATCTGGCTTATCCAAGCTCGCTTCCTAAGAGGATCTCTCTCATCATGGCTTCAGCACCTGCACCATGCTCTTAGCAGAGCTTCACAGAACGAGGACATAG AAAGTGAATGCTTCTCGGCACTCTTGGTCCTCCTGCTCCTTTGGCTGCACAGCTTTCGAAGACTTGCAGAATGCCTCTGTACCAGTGTATTTTCCAATGGCGTCCTTCATATCGTGCAGTATTGCTTTGGACTTGGTTACTACATTACTGTTGGGTTAACTGTGCTATGTCAAGTGCCTTCTAATTTCAGGAGTG GAGAAGAACTTTCTGTGCAGATCTGCTGGTATCACATCATAGGAATTGTGATGTACATTTGGGCCTCGCTTCACCAACACAGATGTCTTGTGATTCTAGCTAATCTTAGAAAAAGCAAATCAG GAAAGGTTGTAAATCTGAGCCACAGTATACCTTTTGGAGACTGGTTTGAGAGAGTTTCTTGCCCTCATTATTTTGCAGAACTCCTCATATATGTATCTATGGCCATCACACTTGGATTTCACAATGTGACATGGTGGTTTGTAGTGATGTACGTTCTTTTTAGCCAGGCACTGACTGCTGTTTTGTGTCATGAGTTCTATCAGAACAGATTTAGCTCCTACCCAAAACATCGAAAAGCATTTATACCATTTGTTTTCtag
- the SRD5A3 gene encoding polyprenol reductase isoform X3 has protein sequence MPAVLGLLWALLAAAFLAALLLEQAQAQARRSGGGVGFFQDLIRYGKTKSDCEQRPAWLRLFDVPKRWGTEEQRNFSHTEWFTHFYVVSVLWNGFLLIWLIQARFLRGSLSSWLQHLHHALSRASQNEDIESECFSALLVLLLLWLHSFRRLAECLCTSVFSNGVLHIVQYCFGLGYYITVGLTVLCQVPSNFRSGEELSVQICWYHIIGIVMYIWASLHQHRCLVILANLRKSKSGKVVNLSHSIPFGDWFERVSCPHYFAELLIYVSMAITLGFHNVTWWFVVIWRQIVYCLSVPRC, from the exons ATGCCGGCAGTGCTGGGGCTCCTGTGGGCGCTGCTGGCCGCCGCCTTCCTGGCGGCGCTGCTGCTGGAGCAGGCGCAGGCCCAGGCGCGGCGGTCTGGCGGCGGTGTCGGCTTCTTCCAGGATCTCATCCGCTATGGGAAGACCAAGAGCGACTGCGAGCAGCGGCCCGCCTGGCTCCGGCTCTTCGATGTGCCCAAAAG atggggaactgAGGAACAAAGAAACTTCAGTCACACAGA GTGGTTTACTCACTTTTATGTTGTTTCTGTGCTCTGGAATGGCTTTCTGCTGATCTGGCTTATCCAAGCTCGCTTCCTAAGAGGATCTCTCTCATCATGGCTTCAGCACCTGCACCATGCTCTTAGCAGAGCTTCACAGAACGAGGACATAG AAAGTGAATGCTTCTCGGCACTCTTGGTCCTCCTGCTCCTTTGGCTGCACAGCTTTCGAAGACTTGCAGAATGCCTCTGTACCAGTGTATTTTCCAATGGCGTCCTTCATATCGTGCAGTATTGCTTTGGACTTGGTTACTACATTACTGTTGGGTTAACTGTGCTATGTCAAGTGCCTTCTAATTTCAGGAGTG GAGAAGAACTTTCTGTGCAGATCTGCTGGTATCACATCATAGGAATTGTGATGTACATTTGGGCCTCGCTTCACCAACACAGATGTCTTGTGATTCTAGCTAATCTTAGAAAAAGCAAATCAG GAAAGGTTGTAAATCTGAGCCACAGTATACCTTTTGGAGACTGGTTTGAGAGAGTTTCTTGCCCTCATTATTTTGCAGAACTCCTCATATATGTATCTATGGCCATCACACTTGGATTTCACAATGTGACATGGTGGTTTGTAGTGAT ATGGAGGCAAATTGTATACTGTCTTTCTGTGCCTCGCTGTTGA